ccataataggttgcagaatccacctcAGATCCATCCATTCTGATACCTGACAttaaaaacctcacctggacgagaacattgggtctgtatatggtaatcttgcaagctgagttccataataggttgtagAATCCACCTcggatccatccaatctgatacttgacatcaaaaacctcatctggacgagaacattgtgtctgtatatggtaatcttgcaagccgagttccataataggttgcagaatccacctcagatccatccaatctgatacttgACATTAAAAaccttacctggacgagaacattgggtctgtatatggtaatcttgcaagctgagttccataataggttgcagaatccaccttggatacatccaatctgatacctgaaatcaaaaacctcacctggacgagaacattgggtctatatatggtaatcttgcaagctgagttccaaaataggttgcagaatccacctcGGATCCATGCAATCAGAtacttgacatcaaaaacctcacctggacgagaacattgggcctgtatatggtaatcttgcaaggtgagttccataataggttgcagaatccacctcggatccatccaatctgatatttgtcatcaaaaacctcacctggacgagaacattgggtctgtatatgtggagtcgtaatggcacatatatacaGTGCAACAAAATGCGGAATGtcggcttaaatccagttaccaactggtacacaaaaaaaaggttgactaatattgggttctaaaaagaattaagtaaagatgcgtgtaatatctcatatccccaaagcaataaaaggtaggttggtacgcattccttagacaccatctatAACCTTTGATGTTTGCCTCTGCgaaaccattgggtataagatgctctatattgatcttattagttcgttttgatgtaaattctctagcattaacaagggtggtgagtgtttgcactttgcattgtgtaatatgtgctaggaactctacaaaaattaaacgcatcgtttgTTATGAGGAATAACTGATTCAATGCGTCaaatcatccaccagagccataaatcacttaaatggtccgcattctgcatggatatatgttcactaacaacactttgtttctttgaagaatgagttatgCATCTGAGTAaaacaggatggtctcaatcatgttttactgAAGTAAGATTTTTTAATACGAGTGACGTGCTTTAttactctaaagcataatgggggagaggcagtgcaaatctagtaactttagaaatcactgacTGTGATAGATGCTGGAACTTCGCATGCTATTAGTTCATTGTCTTGTACACACAGAACACTTTAATCAACCGGGAAATGGCCTCTTATGTTGCATTaataatgcaagccaagagaaAAGGCAAGGATAGTGGTCAGattgatgttgattttgaaagAGAGGTTCGTACAGATTGGCAGTTCACTTATGAAAGTTGTTATTATATTTTGAAGGGGTTGAAAAAATATAATCCAGAATACTTGTCAAATAgtcaacaagtacctgaaaggtcaccataTAATTTTTCTCCTTCAACACCAAATTTTTCACCATTTTCACCAtgtccatcaaattcttcaccagattCCACAACAAGCTCAAATGCCAAAAAAAATTTCAATAATTATGTGGATTATTTGGAGTTTGATACTTACATTTTGACTaacattagtgtttggtctaacttttgtccaagtcagtgtttggtacttggaaaagacgttgaCCAGCGTTGACTAAATTGTATCTTGACTTCTGtctagtaattgtttttagaaATAAGTAAATAACAATTACTTAACGTTGTTGGATGACCGTTACAAATTAAATTGAAGAAGATCCTTAGTCTCATGTTCTGCCCCGAATTAAAAATCACCGTGATCTTtctttcaattatttttcttcatcCTCACTCGCATACCACAAGTTCaataatttcataaaaaaaaatcatgcacCCAAAATGATAACAGAAAAACAGCTCGTCTGCTTAAATCTTCTgccaaaatcatgaaaaaaagaaCTAACTACATTTGAAtcagattgaaaaaaaaaagagaatcaaATACATGAAGATCATCTAAACAGAGTGAAACCAGTTAATATTGGACGAACATCAATTGCAGGTGCCTATTTCAACTTGAAAGCCTGTAACAACAAGAAAAGCCTTATAAACAGAACTTCACTACTTCCACCATTCACCACCAGAATAAGATGAATTTGTGGACGAATAACCACCCAGTtacaaaaccagaaaaaaaaaaccaacccATCTTTCGAACTGTCCCATATAGCTCCTTCAACTGGTAACACATTACAAATCcaaaaaacccaaatttttcAATCTTAGCGCACTCTAAAAGTTCAACCACATTACCCTGATTACATCTCCAACCTCAGAATTTACACCTCCCCAAGCCAAAATTGAATACAGAAAAAACCTTAAAATACCTTCAATCCGATGAATCAAATACCAAAAATCAgagatcaaaaccaaaatcaaaactcTAGGGTAAGAGATTTATGGGTTCAACGGTTATGATTTAGAGTTCTAAAATCAGATCGAAGAAAATTAATTTCGATATGGGATTTAATGAATtaaatttgatatttgttttcaaTCTGAAAATTTTAGGGCAGGCGATTTGATTTGGTCTGAAATTTTTAGGGCAAAGGATTATATTTGACTGAAATTTTGAGATCTTCAATCATATATAAAAAAGAGAAACACAGAGGGGAAATGATTTCATGATGGTGTTGATATGGGatttaaagaagaaaacaaagacgAACACAGTTTTGAGATTTGTAGTTAAAGTATGTACATGGATTttacgatgaagaagaagatgcaaatgGGTTTCTGTTTCACCCGTAACAGATGGATAAAATGAAAACTAGTTTTGAAATCTTAGTCGTTCATATCTTATGTGTATGGAGATTTAATGTAGACGGTACATTTGTTTGATGCGTTAAGAACACGGTTAGTCTTTGTTACTAAAGTTAAAAATATTTTAGTAATTATGTATTAGTTAACAAAAAATTTTCACACGTCATGATTTAATCGGGTCAATGTGGGTCAACGTCATTTCCAGGTACCAACCCTAAGTTGGACaaaagttagaccaaacactaatgttGGTCAAAATGTAGGTATTAAACACCAAATAACCCTAATTATGTTGATGGTAATGATAAGGGAAAACTTCTAGGGAGGAACACTGCAAAACAGGCTAAAAAATTAGCTCTAGAAGGAGGGAGTTCCGGAGGATTTAACATggcggagtttatggaacatcaaaagaccgtcgagaagcaaagatcagttgataggaaatttcaaaaccggGAGAGTAAGTAAAGTCGTCTTTCCCAAGAAAAAATTGGGtttgactatgacaagcataacattcttcaagctaACACTTCAGTTATGAACGCCCAACAAAAACATGTATGGTAAATCGAATTTGACAGGATTCAAGCATAGATTGAACAACAAGCTGGATTTACTAACAACCAacccaatgatgatgatgatgatggaaccGATGATGAGTTTGATGTAATAGTTCCTCTAGATGATTAATGTATGTGTTTAAGTTTTAATGTAGCAGTTTAAGTTTTAATGTTTTGGTTTAAGTTTTAATTTGGTTTGTTGTTAATTTGAAATGAAATGTTGAAGTTTATTAATTAGAAATGTTTTCTTATTAAGTTTTTCATTCCATTTAATAATAACTTTAAATAAATAACAATACATCacttaagaaaaataaataacataacttaaatatttaaaaaatataaatagcctaaaaaagaaaaaaaaatcattgttttcCATGCTCTGCCCAAAGATTCAATCTCAGATCATCTCTTAAATATTAGTCATACAAATTTCGGTTCTGAATGTAGTTAGTCAGTTGACGATAATCCCTTGCAGGGCGGCCTCTTTCTGGTCGATTCTACGACCTCAAATATTCATCTTCATAGTTAATCCAATCTGAATCACGACGGGTTgcctgaattaccatgttatgaagaattatgcaagtgagcataatCTTATGCATTTCACGAGGACTTAACCCACGATATGGGCCACAAATGATAgcgaacttcctcttcaaaattccaaaagcgtGTTCCACATCCTTCCTGAGTGCCATTTGGGCATCGTTAAAATGCCGGTATGAACGGCCCAATGCACCAGCAGGAGGCTGCCGGTAGCATTGAACCAAGGTGGACCATTTTGGGTAGATACCATCCGCAAGATAATAGCCGTGAGTGTATTGATGGTCGTTGATCATGAAACAGACAGATGGAGaaatttcatacctcaaatcttcaaacagaggcgacttgtgcaaaacattaatatcattttgtgaacccggaagaccaaaaaatgcatgccatatccaacaatcataagaagcagcaaCTTCAAGGATAACTGTTGGTTTTGCATAATGACCTTTATATTGACCGACCCAATATACAGGGCATCCTTGCCATACTCAATGCATACAAtcgagactacctagcattcttgGGAATCCCATGTCCTCATTTTCAACcaatatttgtctaacatcttcGTCGGTTGattttcgtaaatatgttggaccaaaatgattaatcactACTTCACAGAACAATGAAACGTAAGTGTAAgaagttgttttacccatacgaaggtactcatcgttcGCATCCGTTGGAGttccataacctagaatccttaaagccgaagtaactttttgttcaggactatgacctctaatattcagtgcatcaaactgataattgaattgaggttctactcgacaaagttcttcaataatctttttcaCCAGATGATGAGGCATGCGAAAtcgaccttgaaaattttgatcagagtacacacaatttggaagaaaataatcgtgcatcagcttttggtggtaaaattccctccctcgatacgtatatcttcttgaTAATACTTCTTTGGGCTCTGGAACTCTTGGTATTTCACCCGTATGTACACACATCAAAATTtcgattagtttattatcttcagcttcctcttCGTCAATTTCTTGCAACCTCATACGATACCTTTCTTGCTATAATCTGAACCGATTCATAATAATATATCTTTCTTCATTGGATCTGgacattgatgattatgaaatttaaaattgagaataTAGGTGAAATATCTGTAGAAGTAGGTGTGAGATATCTGGAGAAGTAAAATGGCGTATATATTGGAATCATAGGGGGGAAATAGCCGTTGCAAAATAACTACTGGTCGATAATCAACGTATCGCCAGCGTTATTATTTAAATCGCGCGGGAGAGAGAATAGCGCCAGCGATAAAGTCATAACCGCTGACGATACTATGAATATCGCTCAGTAGAATGTCTGTCGGTTATCGGTTTTCCCATAATGATGCAATcggtttgccatgccacctggtatgccaaacatcattttttttttggcatgtgcataagaATAGGCCTAAGAAATCCAATAAGCTAGTAGTCAAAAGCCCACATATTTATCTTTCATACTATAAATAACGAATACCTTATTAATAACGAATACCTTATCTTTCGTACTATAAATAACGAAGCCCACATAAGCCTTCATATTTATCTTTCATACtttctaccaaaaaaaaatatctttCATACTATAAATAACGAATACCTTATCTTTCATACTACAAATAACGTATACCTTTCGTTTGGTTTTTAGGTCAGAAGAAAGGGTTTGCGTTGATTTTTGATCAAATCATATAAAAAGTTTGGTTTTAGGTCAGAAAAGGGTTTGGTTGATTTTCAATCTAATCAATCAAAAAGAAGAGTGGGAAGGAGAACAAATGGTAGCGCTTACATGTAATTCGTGTAATTCAGAATTTGATGatgaatctcaacaaaaaatTCATTATCGATCCGAATGGCACCGTTACAATCTCAACCGAAAGGTAGCTGGAGTTCCCGGGGTAACAGAAACTTTGTTTTTAGCTAGACAGTCTGCTCTAGTTCAAGAACAAAAGAAGCATAATGATACCCCAATGCTATATAGCTGCACACTCTGTTCGAAGCAATATAAAAGCTCCAAGTCTCATGCGCAGCATCTTACGTCAAAGTGGCACAGATTGGTGGGAGATCTAATAACTTCGGGTGCTACAGTCATTAGACCGCGGCAGAACCTTGTTGCAAACAAGGCTCTTGTAGAGAAGGTGGAAACGGAAGAAAGTGACGATGAGTGGGTAGAAGTCGGAGAGGATGAAGACATGGAAGTTAATCCCGCCTGTTGTTTCATTTGTGATAAGATGCATAACTCCATCGAGAGTTGCATGGTTCACATGCACAAGCAGCATGGATTCTTCCTACCTGACATTGAGTTCCTGAAGGATCCTGAGGGCCTCCTTACTTACCTTGGCAAAAAGGTAAATAGAGATTTCATGTGTTTATATTGCAGTGATAGGTGCCAGCCATTTAATAGCCTGGAAGCAGTGAGGAAACATATGGCCTCTAAAAGTCATTGCAAAGTACGCTACGGGGAAGGAGGTGAGGATGAGGAAGCTGAACTGGAAGATTTTTATGATTACAGCAGCAGTTACGTTGATGAAGATGGGGAACAATTAGTCTCATCTGATGATATGAGCAACATAGTCGAACTTGGAAGTGGCGGGTCTGAGCTTGTGAACAAGGAAAACAGACACGAAAACGTCTGTTAGAACTCTTGGATCAAGGGAATACTTGCGTTACTATCGTCAGAAACCACGCCCCTCTCCTACAAGGGATATAGCGCTTGCTATTTCACTTGCCTCAAGGTACAAGAGCATGGGATTGGCAACGAGACAATCAAAAGAACCTATTGTGAGGTTGAAAGTTCTGCAACAGATGAACAAGTCGGGAGTTGAACAAATGCGTTCAAAGATGGGCATGAAAAGCAATGTCATCAGGAATCTCCCCAAGAATGTCACACATTGATACTTTGGTGGAGAAAGAACCTTATGTTAACCTCCTATAAGGCTCAACTCAATGAATGAGGCAACAGAGttcgtttcttttgttttgaattaGTGCGCTTCTTAAGCGGTTTTGATTTAGTGCTTGTCTGATCAAGAAAGAGAATTTTTGCTTTGATTGGGTCTTTGTAAGGTCATTAGTAAGTTTGAGAGGTGAACACTACTATCAGTTTGTCTATTCTTAAtctttttggttcttttccttttctATGAGAGAGTGTTGTATTACTTTTTGGAATCACAATGAAATCAAACATGCAACAAAAACCCCAGGGTCCTGATCCTCACCCTTCATGGAAGGAACTAAGGTGCCAGCAGCCCGCCGAATAGCGCATCATTAGGCATAACTCAATTTCCCTAAAACTAAAAAACTAATACTACAAAAAGGAAGTCCATTTAAACATAATACGTACATATGATCGACTTGATACTAATATAAAATCAAGGTTGCATgcttagaaaaaaaaatcaccaataATCAATGTCTATAGTGAAATGGCAAAAAAGTAGCAAAAAAAtatctaataaaaaaaagaaatggcCCATGCAGGTCTCGAACCTGCGACCTTCGCGTTATTAGCACGAcgctctaaccaactgagctaaTGGGCCACTTGGTAGTTGCTTCACAAAAACCTTTCTTTAATTGAAAGAATTATAGAAGCGTATAATAGAAGCTTGATTCAGTAGCGTCTGAGAGAAGCTTCAGTCTCTGATTTTTTTGTGGTTCTACTCAAAAGGGGTTGAATATGGAGGGAAACCAAACCAGTAGAGAGTGTGATCAGAGATTCAATGGAGGAACTCTCAAGTATAATTCACCAACTCCGAGAAAGAATCTCATCTTCATCTTTggcatcatcatcctcttcaccAGCAAATAATGGAGTTGATGATGATCAATTGGAGAATAGATTCCGTTCTGTTCTTCCTAATCTTCTCCAAACTTATGTTCTTCCTTCATCCACAGGTTTCAATCTTCCAAATCTCTCTTATCTTCACCAGAAAATAATGGATATTATGATGATCATCATGTTTTTTAGGTTTCtaatttactttaatttttatttttatttttgtagcaaATGAGAGAGAAGTGATTGCAGTTCTGAAGCTATTATCACATACAGCAAGGAATTTCCCAGGAGTTTACTTCCATGGGAAAGCTAGTGCTGATATTCCAGTGATTTGCAGAGTTTTGCCCTTTTTTGCTGAACCTGAATTTAGGTTAGTATTTTTCACTCTCTTGGGTTTTGAGTAATTTGACATTTCAGTTTCTTGGTTAGGGTTTCTATCAAAATGTTGATTACTGTTCATAGAAAATGAAACTAAATTAGGGAAGGAAATTATAAGGGTTTAAGAATTATTGGAGGGAATGGCAGTGAATTGTTTGTTACATTGCTGCTGCTAGAGACATATAACTTTGTAGGAAATCGCTGCGAAAATTAATTTGCATGTGTGTATAAGTGGTGTTTTAGGCTCGTCAAGAAGCTCTTCTTATCATGTCTATGAGTACTACTAATTTATGTGAGTGGGTCTTACAGATCTCGCCATGGAGTAATTTTCGAGACAGTTGGATCTCTTCTATCCTTGCTCCTTTCAGAAGACCGAGGAGCATATCGGAAGTTTTTCTTGGATGCCATGGTGTTAGTTGAAGGTATGTATGTGTTGTTGTTGTAGACTTTATCTTAAATAAATCAAATCAGTGGAAGGTCATTGCGTTGGTGAAAGGTTCATACCATAATGGGTTACCATATTGGTTTCCTTGTTCTCTCAAGTCAGCTCTAGAATTAATATATAATCTGAATTTAGAGATACTAAAAGCAACCAACTCAATACAAATGGACTAGTTAAGCTTATCAAGCCACCAATGCTTTTGAATTCATTGGTCTGAACATGTATCAAAGAATACTAATTCACTTACAGCATGTCTGGTTATAGTAATTGAAGGAGCTACTAGAGCAATTAGACATTCACCTGTAATTGATTACCCAGGAAAGGAATTTGGGATTGATTTCCACTGTTTGATGCAAGTACCTTGTGATTCATTCGGACGAGCTTCATTTCTGCATGAAAAGCATTTTATAAGTGTCAAGGCAACTAATAGCATCCCCTGAATGGTTCAAGTGATTGTGTTTCTTTCACTGATCACAGCTTCATAACAAGACCCTGATTCTTTTTTTGCAGATCTCCTATATGTAGCATCAATATTCGCAGATAGTGTCCTTGAAGTGCTTCCATAAGTCAATTGTTGGAATATCCAGTAGTCCAGCCCCTCTTGGTGATATTTCAGCATGTTTCAAACCCCCGGATGGCCTTGGTATCCTGATTGATCTCACAGACAACCGGAGGTGGAAGCCGTTGGCCACTTGGACCCTTAAGATTATCAGTAAATGCCTAACTGAAGGAACTCTGTATGTGGAAGGACTTATCAATGCATCATTTGTATCCTCGGCATGTACTCTTTTCTGCTATGAAGATGCTGCTTTACATATGGTGAGTAGAATCTAAAACTTAAGGAGGACATATGGTCTGCTATTTATTAACCAACTCAATTGTGCATttctgatagcttacattttgtgATAGGCATGTTTCGACTTTGCACGTTTCCTAACAACTgtaagtgatgatgttgaaattgtTCCGATGGAAAATCTTATTCGCAGGATCTCGGCCATGTTAAGAATGTAAACTTGATTTTAGTTTagaagtgtctagaattatctAGGCCCAACTAGTCTATTGTATATTAGTCCATAATACTCTAGCCCATTTAGAGACTTCATGGCTATTAGAGCCCAAGTTCTCTACAATATTCTAGTTAGTTGTAAAGTGAATGAGTCATGAATATTCTAGACCAAACTAGAGTAGTGAAGAGCCGGTTAAGAGCTCCTATAAATAGGGCAATAGACATCATGGGGAAGATGTAATTGAGTGAAAACCAAAGTTAGTGGCAAGGTGAGAATCAAAGTGAGTTTATGTAAGAAGTTGTATGTACAACTATAGTTTTGAGAGTGAAATAAAAATTCATTTTGTTCATTGAGtgttgtgagcccattttcaaaTCATTCAATACCCATTTATCCCATTAACtccaaaatcatttccaacaaaGCGGTATCAGAGCCATAAAACCCGAATGGCTAGTGAAATGTTTCCTTTTCTCGTCCCTAAACTCACTAAAGATAACTATGAAAATTGGAGCATCCAAATGAAGGCGTTACTAGGTTCGCAAGATGCTTGGGAGATAGTAGAGAAAGGTTATGTCGAACCGGAAAATGAAGCGGCGCTTccgcaaaatgaaaaaaatgcgCTGCGCATTTCAAGAAAGAGAGACAAGAAGGCTCTTTACCTCATCTACCAAGGAATGGATGAGTCGTCCTTTGAGAAGATATTGAGAGCTGTTAATGCAAAGCAAGCATGGGAGATTTTGCAAAATTCATTCAAAGGCGTGGACAAATTAAAGAAGGTGCGGTTGCAAACTCTAAGAGGTGAGTTCGAATCTCTCTCCATGAAAGAGTCCGAATTAATATCGGATTATTTttcaagagttttagttgttgttaATCAACTAAGAATAAATGGCGAGGTCATGGGTGATAGTCGTGTGATCGAAAAAATACTACGGTCACTTGTTCCAAAATTCGATTATATCGTCGTTGCAATTGAGGAGTCGAAAGACGTCGAATCCATGACCGTGGATGAGATCATGGGATCTCTTCAAGCCCATGAAGAAAGAATGAGAAAGAGAAGTAAAGAGGGAGTGGTAGAACAAGTTTTACAAGCTAAGCTTACTTTAAAAGACAAAGGAGAGAGCTCTAGTAGTAATGCTAGAGGAAGAGGACGCGGCTACTACGGCGGAAGAGGAAGAGGCAAGCAAAATAACGATGATCAGAGGGTCCAGAGGTCGAGCTCCACAAGAGGTCGTGGCAGAGGAAACAATTCATGGCGCAACAATAATAGGTCAAGGTATGACAAATCTCAAGTCGAATGCTGTAACTGTCATAAGCTTGGTCATTATGCTTCGGACTGTCGATCTTCTTCAAATAATGTCTAGGAGAGAGTAAACTACGCTCgtaaagaaaatcaagaagacCAGACCTTGTTGGTGGCATGCAAAGGAGGTGACTATGATGAAAACTGTACATGGGTGCTTGATACGGGAGCAAGCAACCATATGAGCGGCACGAAGGAGAAATTTGTGGAGCTTGATGAATCAGTTTCTGGCAACGTGAAAAATGGAAGCCATCAATTTATTTCTAATGTTTATTATGTCCCTAACgtaaaaatgaatatattaagtTTGGGACAACTCTTAGAAAAGGGCTATAGGATGAACATGGAAAACCTTAGTCTTTTCATAAGAGATAGGAGAGGAAAACTAATTGCCAAAGTGCCAATGACGGGAAATAGGATGTTCTATCTGAACATTCAAAATGACACCGCGAGATGTCTGACTGCTTGTGTGAAAGACTCGTCATGGCTCTGGCA
This genomic interval from Papaver somniferum cultivar HN1 unplaced genomic scaffold, ASM357369v1 unplaced-scaffold_107, whole genome shotgun sequence contains the following:
- the LOC113328104 gene encoding serine/threonine-protein kinase ATR-like; protein product: MEELSSIIHQLRERISSSSLASSSSSPANNGVDDDQLENRFRSVLPNLLQTYVLPSSTANEREVIAVLKLLSHTARNFPGVYFHGKASADIPVICRVLPFFAEPEFRSRHGVIFETVGSLLSLLLSEDRGAYRKFFLDAMVLVEDLLYVASIFADSVLEVLP